The following are encoded in a window of Rosa chinensis cultivar Old Blush chromosome 4, RchiOBHm-V2, whole genome shotgun sequence genomic DNA:
- the LOC112200173 gene encoding protein FAR1-RELATED SEQUENCE 5 isoform X2 has translation MEQEPLDAGLQISMSSDDMEDDLQSNHPSSIIEVPIVNGKYYVLSLLLCLELIILFFFDLLEGPSMIDDSDEFLSLSTKFFENREDLVSAIRKIGLLQGYVMVITRSRSNRDVAIGCDRGGCYRTCSALEEKKKNSASRRIDCPFKIVGRRTAEGLWKVEISSLLHNHEPSTDMAGHPYCRRFTKEEASQVEQMSRAGIKPRQILSSLRQSNPDLLAVSRNIYSKTSQFRRESLGGRSIIQALLDELGGAGFSHNVKYDHSGHLTHLFFAHPTSIELTKSYSNVFVMDCTYKTNKYKMPLLEIVGVSSFNTSFYSCFVFMQKEEQQDYQWALEMFSKLLGDGNHPLAIIIDRELALMKAIQVVFPMTPNLLCIWHIEKNILAHCKGQFKEDADWVGFMSSWSTLVKSWDVSTFNEVWNRFQIEYKDYASILTYIGNTWLPWKERFVFAWTGQISHFGNNVTSRAEGAHGTLKKYLQVSTGGLREVKENICLAIQNQFQEIRTQLASEKIRVPQKLCIPFFKEVINKVSFYALFELQKQYLLANAKDYSSQCKGQFSKTMGLPCVHMIKEINIEVLPLNQIHEQWRIGTRSFTNDHRASLDHEDPFSSLLSEVKEKYEKQPLAQKENTIRQLSQILGASCPLIFKPTLQPHKGRPVGSNKRKETSSTRREPSYFERVEKAPRKCSGCGNIGHYRNKCPSNNKSTTLGTQ, from the coding sequence ATGGAACAAGAGCCCCTGGATGCTGGGTTGCAAATTTCTATGTCTTCAGATGATATGGAAGACGACTTACAGTCAAATCACCCGTCTAGTATCATTGAAGTCCCCATTGTCAATGGTAAGTATTATGTGTTATCACTTTTATTATGTTTAGAgctaattattttgtttttctttgatttgcttGAAGGCCCCTCTATGattgatgattctgatgaattCCTCTCATTATCGacgaaattttttgaaaatcgAGAAGACCTTGTCAGTGCTATTCGTAAGATTGGGTTGCTGCAAGGTTACGTTATGGTAATTACAAGATCTAGAAGCAATAGAGATGTGGCTATTGGTTGTGATAGAGGTGGTTGTTATCGAACCTGCTCTGCACttgaggagaagaaaaagaattcaGCTTCTCGTCGGATAGATTGCCCTTTCAAAATTGTGGGAAGAAGGACAGCTGAAGGGTTGTGGAAGGTCGAGATAAGTAGCTTGTTACATAATCATGAGCCTTCCACTGACATGGCTGGACATCCATATTGTCGTCGGTTTACTAAAGAGGAAGCCTCACAAGTTGAACAAATGAGTCGGGCTGGCATAAAACCACGTCAAATTCTCTCTTCGCTTCGACAAAGTAATCCTGATCTTCTAGCTGTTTCCAGAAATATATATAGCAAGACATCTCAGTTTAGAAGGGAGAGTCTAGGTGGGCGTTCGATTATTCAAGCATTATTAGATGAGCTTGGTGGTGCTGGTTTTTCTCATAATGTCAAATATGATCACTCTGGTCATTTGACTCATCTATTCTTTGCTCATCCCACTTCCATTGAGTTGACTAAAAGCTACTCTAATGTCTTTGTGATGGATTGTACTTATAAGACAAATAAGTACAAGATGCCATTACTTGAGATTGTAGGAGTGTCGAGTTTCAACACATCATTCTATTCATGTTTTGTTTTCATGCAAAAAGAGGAACAACAGGATTATCAGTGGGCTCTTGAAATGTTCAGTAAGTTGTTGGGAGATGGTAATCATCCATTGGCGATTATAATTGATAGGGAGTTGGCTTTAATGAAAGCAATACAAGTTGTGTTTCCGATGACTCCTAATCTTTTATGCATATGGCATATTGAAAAAAATATTCTTGCACATTGTAAGGGTCAGTTTAAGGAAGATGCAGATTGGGTTGGTTTTATGTCTTCTTGGAGTACCCTTGTAAAGTCTTGGGACGTGTCAACGTTTAATGAAGTTTGGAACCGTTTTCAAATTGAGTACAAAGACTATGCTTCCATTCTAACTTACATTGGCAATACTTGGCTTCCATGGAAAGAGAGGTTTGTATTTGCATGGACCGGACAGATTTCACACTTTGGTAATAATGTTACTTCTAGAGCAGAAGGTGCACATGGAACCTTAAAGAAATATCTTCAAGTTTCTACTGGTGGTCTCCGTGAAGTGAAGGAAAATATTTGTCTTGCTATTCAAAATCAGTTTCAAGAAATTAGAACTCAACTTGCAAGTGAAAAAATTCGTGTTCCTCAAAAGCTTTGCATCCCTTTCTTTAAAGAGGTGATTAATAAGGTATCTTTCTATGCTTTGTTTGAGTTACAAAAGCAATATTTGTTGGCAAATGCCAAAGACTATTCATCCCAATGCAAGGGCCAGTTTTCCAAAACCATGGGTCTTCCATGTGTGCACATGATCAAGGAGATTAATATTGAAGTGCTGCCTTTAAATCAGATTCATGAGCAATGGAGGATTGGCACAAGATCATTCACTAATGATCATCGTGCAAGCTTGGATCATGAAGATCCATTTAGTAGTCTTTTATCTGAGGTTAAAGAGAAGTACGAAAAACAGCCTCTAGCGCAAAAAGAAAATACCATAAGGCAGCTTTCTCAGATTCTTGGTGCATCTTGTCCTTTAATTTTTAAACCTACTCTTCAACCTCACAAAGGTCGTCCGGTAGGAtcaaataaaagaaaggaaacTAGCTCTACAAGGCGGGAACCTTCATATTTTGAGAGAGTGGAGAAGGCACCTCGAAAATGTAGTGGGTGCGGTAATATTGGCCATTATCGAAACAAGTGTCCATCAAATAATAAGTCTACCACACTAGGAACACAGTGA
- the LOC112200173 gene encoding protein FAR1-RELATED SEQUENCE 5 isoform X3, which translates to MEQEPLDAGLQISMSSDDMEDDLQSNHPSSIIEVPIVNGPSMIDDSDEFLSLSTKFFENREDLVSAIRKIGLLQGYVMVITRSRSNRDVAIGCDRGGCYRTCSALEEKKKNSASRRIDCPFKIVGRRTAEGLWKVEISSLLHNHEPSTDMAGHPYCRRFTKEEASQVEQMSRAGIKPRQILSSLRQSNPDLLAVSRNIYSKTSQFRRESLGGRSIIQALLDELGGAGFSHNVKYDHSGHLTHLFFAHPTSIELTKSYSNVFVMDCTYKTNKYKMPLLEIVGVSSFNTSFYSCFVFMQKEEQQDYQWALEMFSKLLGDGNHPLAIIIDRELALMKAIQVVFPMTPNLLCIWHIEKNILAHCKGQFKEDADWVGFMSSWSTLVKSWDVSTFNEVWNRFQIEYKDYASILTYIGNTWLPWKERFVFAWTGQISHFGNNVTSRAEGAHGTLKKYLQVSTGGLREVKENICLAIQNQFQEIRTQLASEKIRVPQKLCIPFFKEVINKVSFYALFELQKQYLLANAKDYSSQCKGQFSKTMGLPCVHMIKEINIEVLPLNQIHEQWRIGTRSFTNDHRASLDHEDPFSSLLSEVKEKYEKQPLAQKENTIRQLSQILGASCPLIFKPTLQPHKGRPVGSNKRKETSSTRREPSYFERVEKAPRKCSGCGNIGHYRNKCPSNNKSTTLGTQEQEIYGCGSLL; encoded by the exons ATGGAACAAGAGCCCCTGGATGCTGGGTTGCAAATTTCTATGTCTTCAGATGATATGGAAGACGACTTACAGTCAAATCACCCGTCTAGTATCATTGAAGTCCCCATTGTCAATG GCCCCTCTATGattgatgattctgatgaattCCTCTCATTATCGacgaaattttttgaaaatcgAGAAGACCTTGTCAGTGCTATTCGTAAGATTGGGTTGCTGCAAGGTTACGTTATGGTAATTACAAGATCTAGAAGCAATAGAGATGTGGCTATTGGTTGTGATAGAGGTGGTTGTTATCGAACCTGCTCTGCACttgaggagaagaaaaagaattcaGCTTCTCGTCGGATAGATTGCCCTTTCAAAATTGTGGGAAGAAGGACAGCTGAAGGGTTGTGGAAGGTCGAGATAAGTAGCTTGTTACATAATCATGAGCCTTCCACTGACATGGCTGGACATCCATATTGTCGTCGGTTTACTAAAGAGGAAGCCTCACAAGTTGAACAAATGAGTCGGGCTGGCATAAAACCACGTCAAATTCTCTCTTCGCTTCGACAAAGTAATCCTGATCTTCTAGCTGTTTCCAGAAATATATATAGCAAGACATCTCAGTTTAGAAGGGAGAGTCTAGGTGGGCGTTCGATTATTCAAGCATTATTAGATGAGCTTGGTGGTGCTGGTTTTTCTCATAATGTCAAATATGATCACTCTGGTCATTTGACTCATCTATTCTTTGCTCATCCCACTTCCATTGAGTTGACTAAAAGCTACTCTAATGTCTTTGTGATGGATTGTACTTATAAGACAAATAAGTACAAGATGCCATTACTTGAGATTGTAGGAGTGTCGAGTTTCAACACATCATTCTATTCATGTTTTGTTTTCATGCAAAAAGAGGAACAACAGGATTATCAGTGGGCTCTTGAAATGTTCAGTAAGTTGTTGGGAGATGGTAATCATCCATTGGCGATTATAATTGATAGGGAGTTGGCTTTAATGAAAGCAATACAAGTTGTGTTTCCGATGACTCCTAATCTTTTATGCATATGGCATATTGAAAAAAATATTCTTGCACATTGTAAGGGTCAGTTTAAGGAAGATGCAGATTGGGTTGGTTTTATGTCTTCTTGGAGTACCCTTGTAAAGTCTTGGGACGTGTCAACGTTTAATGAAGTTTGGAACCGTTTTCAAATTGAGTACAAAGACTATGCTTCCATTCTAACTTACATTGGCAATACTTGGCTTCCATGGAAAGAGAGGTTTGTATTTGCATGGACCGGACAGATTTCACACTTTGGTAATAATGTTACTTCTAGAGCAGAAGGTGCACATGGAACCTTAAAGAAATATCTTCAAGTTTCTACTGGTGGTCTCCGTGAAGTGAAGGAAAATATTTGTCTTGCTATTCAAAATCAGTTTCAAGAAATTAGAACTCAACTTGCAAGTGAAAAAATTCGTGTTCCTCAAAAGCTTTGCATCCCTTTCTTTAAAGAGGTGATTAATAAGGTATCTTTCTATGCTTTGTTTGAGTTACAAAAGCAATATTTGTTGGCAAATGCCAAAGACTATTCATCCCAATGCAAGGGCCAGTTTTCCAAAACCATGGGTCTTCCATGTGTGCACATGATCAAGGAGATTAATATTGAAGTGCTGCCTTTAAATCAGATTCATGAGCAATGGAGGATTGGCACAAGATCATTCACTAATGATCATCGTGCAAGCTTGGATCATGAAGATCCATTTAGTAGTCTTTTATCTGAGGTTAAAGAGAAGTACGAAAAACAGCCTCTAGCGCAAAAAGAAAATACCATAAGGCAGCTTTCTCAGATTCTTGGTGCATCTTGTCCTTTAATTTTTAAACCTACTCTTCAACCTCACAAAGGTCGTCCGGTAGGAtcaaataaaagaaaggaaacTAGCTCTACAAGGCGGGAACCTTCATATTTTGAGAGAGTGGAGAAGGCACCTCGAAAATGTAGTGGGTGCGGTAATATTGGCCATTATCGAAACAAGTGTCCATCAAATAATAAGTCTACCACACTAGGAACACA AGAGCAAGAAATTTATGGGTGTGGCTCTCTTCTTTAA
- the LOC112200173 gene encoding protein FAR1-RELATED SEQUENCE 5 isoform X4, with the protein MEQEPLDAGLQISMSSDDMEDDLQSNHPSSIIEVPIVNDLVSAIRKIGLLQGYVMVITRSRSNRDVAIGCDRGGCYRTCSALEEKKKNSASRRIDCPFKIVGRRTAEGLWKVEISSLLHNHEPSTDMAGHPYCRRFTKEEASQVEQMSRAGIKPRQILSSLRQSNPDLLAVSRNIYSKTSQFRRESLGGRSIIQALLDELGGAGFSHNVKYDHSGHLTHLFFAHPTSIELTKSYSNVFVMDCTYKTNKYKMPLLEIVGVSSFNTSFYSCFVFMQKEEQQDYQWALEMFSKLLGDGNHPLAIIIDRELALMKAIQVVFPMTPNLLCIWHIEKNILAHCKGQFKEDADWVGFMSSWSTLVKSWDVSTFNEVWNRFQIEYKDYASILTYIGNTWLPWKERFVFAWTGQISHFGNNVTSRAEGAHGTLKKYLQVSTGGLREVKENICLAIQNQFQEIRTQLASEKIRVPQKLCIPFFKEVINKVSFYALFELQKQYLLANAKDYSSQCKGQFSKTMGLPCVHMIKEINIEVLPLNQIHEQWRIGTRSFTNDHRASLDHEDPFSSLLSEVKEKYEKQPLAQKENTIRQLSQILGASCPLIFKPTLQPHKGRPVGSNKRKETSSTRREPSYFERVEKAPRKCSGCGNIGHYRNKCPSNNKSTTLGTQEQEIYGCGSLL; encoded by the exons ATGGAACAAGAGCCCCTGGATGCTGGGTTGCAAATTTCTATGTCTTCAGATGATATGGAAGACGACTTACAGTCAAATCACCCGTCTAGTATCATTGAAGTCCCCATTGTCAATG ACCTTGTCAGTGCTATTCGTAAGATTGGGTTGCTGCAAGGTTACGTTATGGTAATTACAAGATCTAGAAGCAATAGAGATGTGGCTATTGGTTGTGATAGAGGTGGTTGTTATCGAACCTGCTCTGCACttgaggagaagaaaaagaattcaGCTTCTCGTCGGATAGATTGCCCTTTCAAAATTGTGGGAAGAAGGACAGCTGAAGGGTTGTGGAAGGTCGAGATAAGTAGCTTGTTACATAATCATGAGCCTTCCACTGACATGGCTGGACATCCATATTGTCGTCGGTTTACTAAAGAGGAAGCCTCACAAGTTGAACAAATGAGTCGGGCTGGCATAAAACCACGTCAAATTCTCTCTTCGCTTCGACAAAGTAATCCTGATCTTCTAGCTGTTTCCAGAAATATATATAGCAAGACATCTCAGTTTAGAAGGGAGAGTCTAGGTGGGCGTTCGATTATTCAAGCATTATTAGATGAGCTTGGTGGTGCTGGTTTTTCTCATAATGTCAAATATGATCACTCTGGTCATTTGACTCATCTATTCTTTGCTCATCCCACTTCCATTGAGTTGACTAAAAGCTACTCTAATGTCTTTGTGATGGATTGTACTTATAAGACAAATAAGTACAAGATGCCATTACTTGAGATTGTAGGAGTGTCGAGTTTCAACACATCATTCTATTCATGTTTTGTTTTCATGCAAAAAGAGGAACAACAGGATTATCAGTGGGCTCTTGAAATGTTCAGTAAGTTGTTGGGAGATGGTAATCATCCATTGGCGATTATAATTGATAGGGAGTTGGCTTTAATGAAAGCAATACAAGTTGTGTTTCCGATGACTCCTAATCTTTTATGCATATGGCATATTGAAAAAAATATTCTTGCACATTGTAAGGGTCAGTTTAAGGAAGATGCAGATTGGGTTGGTTTTATGTCTTCTTGGAGTACCCTTGTAAAGTCTTGGGACGTGTCAACGTTTAATGAAGTTTGGAACCGTTTTCAAATTGAGTACAAAGACTATGCTTCCATTCTAACTTACATTGGCAATACTTGGCTTCCATGGAAAGAGAGGTTTGTATTTGCATGGACCGGACAGATTTCACACTTTGGTAATAATGTTACTTCTAGAGCAGAAGGTGCACATGGAACCTTAAAGAAATATCTTCAAGTTTCTACTGGTGGTCTCCGTGAAGTGAAGGAAAATATTTGTCTTGCTATTCAAAATCAGTTTCAAGAAATTAGAACTCAACTTGCAAGTGAAAAAATTCGTGTTCCTCAAAAGCTTTGCATCCCTTTCTTTAAAGAGGTGATTAATAAGGTATCTTTCTATGCTTTGTTTGAGTTACAAAAGCAATATTTGTTGGCAAATGCCAAAGACTATTCATCCCAATGCAAGGGCCAGTTTTCCAAAACCATGGGTCTTCCATGTGTGCACATGATCAAGGAGATTAATATTGAAGTGCTGCCTTTAAATCAGATTCATGAGCAATGGAGGATTGGCACAAGATCATTCACTAATGATCATCGTGCAAGCTTGGATCATGAAGATCCATTTAGTAGTCTTTTATCTGAGGTTAAAGAGAAGTACGAAAAACAGCCTCTAGCGCAAAAAGAAAATACCATAAGGCAGCTTTCTCAGATTCTTGGTGCATCTTGTCCTTTAATTTTTAAACCTACTCTTCAACCTCACAAAGGTCGTCCGGTAGGAtcaaataaaagaaaggaaacTAGCTCTACAAGGCGGGAACCTTCATATTTTGAGAGAGTGGAGAAGGCACCTCGAAAATGTAGTGGGTGCGGTAATATTGGCCATTATCGAAACAAGTGTCCATCAAATAATAAGTCTACCACACTAGGAACACA AGAGCAAGAAATTTATGGGTGTGGCTCTCTTCTTTAA
- the LOC112200173 gene encoding protein FAR1-RELATED SEQUENCE 5 isoform X1 has product MEQEPLDAGLQISMSSDDMEDDLQSNHPSSIIEVPIVNGKYYVLSLLLCLELIILFFFDLLEGPSMIDDSDEFLSLSTKFFENREDLVSAIRKIGLLQGYVMVITRSRSNRDVAIGCDRGGCYRTCSALEEKKKNSASRRIDCPFKIVGRRTAEGLWKVEISSLLHNHEPSTDMAGHPYCRRFTKEEASQVEQMSRAGIKPRQILSSLRQSNPDLLAVSRNIYSKTSQFRRESLGGRSIIQALLDELGGAGFSHNVKYDHSGHLTHLFFAHPTSIELTKSYSNVFVMDCTYKTNKYKMPLLEIVGVSSFNTSFYSCFVFMQKEEQQDYQWALEMFSKLLGDGNHPLAIIIDRELALMKAIQVVFPMTPNLLCIWHIEKNILAHCKGQFKEDADWVGFMSSWSTLVKSWDVSTFNEVWNRFQIEYKDYASILTYIGNTWLPWKERFVFAWTGQISHFGNNVTSRAEGAHGTLKKYLQVSTGGLREVKENICLAIQNQFQEIRTQLASEKIRVPQKLCIPFFKEVINKVSFYALFELQKQYLLANAKDYSSQCKGQFSKTMGLPCVHMIKEINIEVLPLNQIHEQWRIGTRSFTNDHRASLDHEDPFSSLLSEVKEKYEKQPLAQKENTIRQLSQILGASCPLIFKPTLQPHKGRPVGSNKRKETSSTRREPSYFERVEKAPRKCSGCGNIGHYRNKCPSNNKSTTLGTQEQEIYGCGSLL; this is encoded by the exons ATGGAACAAGAGCCCCTGGATGCTGGGTTGCAAATTTCTATGTCTTCAGATGATATGGAAGACGACTTACAGTCAAATCACCCGTCTAGTATCATTGAAGTCCCCATTGTCAATGGTAAGTATTATGTGTTATCACTTTTATTATGTTTAGAgctaattattttgtttttctttgatttgcttGAAGGCCCCTCTATGattgatgattctgatgaattCCTCTCATTATCGacgaaattttttgaaaatcgAGAAGACCTTGTCAGTGCTATTCGTAAGATTGGGTTGCTGCAAGGTTACGTTATGGTAATTACAAGATCTAGAAGCAATAGAGATGTGGCTATTGGTTGTGATAGAGGTGGTTGTTATCGAACCTGCTCTGCACttgaggagaagaaaaagaattcaGCTTCTCGTCGGATAGATTGCCCTTTCAAAATTGTGGGAAGAAGGACAGCTGAAGGGTTGTGGAAGGTCGAGATAAGTAGCTTGTTACATAATCATGAGCCTTCCACTGACATGGCTGGACATCCATATTGTCGTCGGTTTACTAAAGAGGAAGCCTCACAAGTTGAACAAATGAGTCGGGCTGGCATAAAACCACGTCAAATTCTCTCTTCGCTTCGACAAAGTAATCCTGATCTTCTAGCTGTTTCCAGAAATATATATAGCAAGACATCTCAGTTTAGAAGGGAGAGTCTAGGTGGGCGTTCGATTATTCAAGCATTATTAGATGAGCTTGGTGGTGCTGGTTTTTCTCATAATGTCAAATATGATCACTCTGGTCATTTGACTCATCTATTCTTTGCTCATCCCACTTCCATTGAGTTGACTAAAAGCTACTCTAATGTCTTTGTGATGGATTGTACTTATAAGACAAATAAGTACAAGATGCCATTACTTGAGATTGTAGGAGTGTCGAGTTTCAACACATCATTCTATTCATGTTTTGTTTTCATGCAAAAAGAGGAACAACAGGATTATCAGTGGGCTCTTGAAATGTTCAGTAAGTTGTTGGGAGATGGTAATCATCCATTGGCGATTATAATTGATAGGGAGTTGGCTTTAATGAAAGCAATACAAGTTGTGTTTCCGATGACTCCTAATCTTTTATGCATATGGCATATTGAAAAAAATATTCTTGCACATTGTAAGGGTCAGTTTAAGGAAGATGCAGATTGGGTTGGTTTTATGTCTTCTTGGAGTACCCTTGTAAAGTCTTGGGACGTGTCAACGTTTAATGAAGTTTGGAACCGTTTTCAAATTGAGTACAAAGACTATGCTTCCATTCTAACTTACATTGGCAATACTTGGCTTCCATGGAAAGAGAGGTTTGTATTTGCATGGACCGGACAGATTTCACACTTTGGTAATAATGTTACTTCTAGAGCAGAAGGTGCACATGGAACCTTAAAGAAATATCTTCAAGTTTCTACTGGTGGTCTCCGTGAAGTGAAGGAAAATATTTGTCTTGCTATTCAAAATCAGTTTCAAGAAATTAGAACTCAACTTGCAAGTGAAAAAATTCGTGTTCCTCAAAAGCTTTGCATCCCTTTCTTTAAAGAGGTGATTAATAAGGTATCTTTCTATGCTTTGTTTGAGTTACAAAAGCAATATTTGTTGGCAAATGCCAAAGACTATTCATCCCAATGCAAGGGCCAGTTTTCCAAAACCATGGGTCTTCCATGTGTGCACATGATCAAGGAGATTAATATTGAAGTGCTGCCTTTAAATCAGATTCATGAGCAATGGAGGATTGGCACAAGATCATTCACTAATGATCATCGTGCAAGCTTGGATCATGAAGATCCATTTAGTAGTCTTTTATCTGAGGTTAAAGAGAAGTACGAAAAACAGCCTCTAGCGCAAAAAGAAAATACCATAAGGCAGCTTTCTCAGATTCTTGGTGCATCTTGTCCTTTAATTTTTAAACCTACTCTTCAACCTCACAAAGGTCGTCCGGTAGGAtcaaataaaagaaaggaaacTAGCTCTACAAGGCGGGAACCTTCATATTTTGAGAGAGTGGAGAAGGCACCTCGAAAATGTAGTGGGTGCGGTAATATTGGCCATTATCGAAACAAGTGTCCATCAAATAATAAGTCTACCACACTAGGAACACA AGAGCAAGAAATTTATGGGTGTGGCTCTCTTCTTTAA